The DNA segment CAGAACACGCAACAATCGCCCGCCCTCGGTCGAAGAACGGCACTGCAGCTTTTGCACTCGTAGAAATATTGGCACGCGTCAGTTGGCATTGTTTCTGACGCTTTGAAGCCGCAGATTGGACAGGTAATCGTTGAGCTGAGGATCACGGATACTTCACGCATAAAGATATCCAATCGTCATTAGGACAACACCAGTGATGAGACCGCCAGGGTACGGGTTACACACCTGGCGCACGCTCAGCATCGATGCCTCCGCGACATGAATGCAGGCAGGGCGATGCGCTGTTCGCTGTCGACACCTCGAGTCACACCCAGCAACCCGCTTTCCCGCTTGAATTTCGACGTTCGGGTCATCACCGGTATCGAACCGTCTCCGTTCGTCACCCCGGCTATCAAGAAAAAGGCCAGCTCCCTGTTAAAAAAGGAACTGGCCTCTTCGTCTACATGTTCAATCGGCTCTGTGCGTCAGCGTGGCTGCGGTTCGAAACCGCCCTCGGGCTCATCGCCCTTGGTGCCAAGCGGGCCGTCCTTCTTTGCACCGGTCTTCGGGACCGCCGAGCCGCGACTCGGAGGCGTATCGTCACCGAGATCGCGGGCGGGCTTTTCGCCGCGAATGAGCGCCTTGATCTCTTCGCCGGTCAGCGTTTCGTATTCGAGCAGGCCTTCGGCCAGTGCCACGAACTCGTCGTGCTTGGTGGTGATGATGTCCATAGCCTGTTTGTAAGCCTGGTCGATCAGGCGGCGCACTTCGTTGTCGATCTTCTGAGCGGTCGCCTCGGAGACATTCTTCGATTGCGAAACGGAGTGGCCGAGGAAAACCTCCTGCTGGTTTTCACCATAGGCAACCTGGCCGAGCTCATCGGAGAAGCCCCATTGCGTGACCATGGCGCGGGCAAGCTTGGTCGCCTGCTCGATGTCCGAGGACGCGCCGGAGGTGATATTCTCCTTGCCGAAGGTCAGCTCTTCTGCAACGCGGCCGCCCATCATGATGCAGAGGCGCGACACCATCCACTTGTAGCTCATCGAGTAGCGGTCGCCCTCGGGAAGCTGCATGACCATGCCGAGCGCACGACCGCGCGGAATGATGGTCGCCTTGTGCAGCGGATCGGCAATCGCGACATTGAGCGCCGTAATCGCATGGCCGGCTTCGTGATAGGCCGTAAGCTTCTTTTCCGCCTCGGTCATCGCCGAAGAGCGGCGCTCGGCGCCCATCATGATCTTGTCCTTGGCGTCTTCGAATTCCTGCATAGTGACCAGGCGCTTGTTGCGGCGGGCGGCCATCAGGGCGGCTTCGTTGACGAGGTTCATCAGGTCGGCACCGGAGAAGCCGGGCGTGCCGCGGGCAAGCGTCTTCAGATCGACGTTCGGAGCCAGCGGAACGTTGCGGGCGTGTACCTTCAGGATACGTTCACGGCCGACAATGTCCGGGTTCGGCACAACGACCTGGCGGTCGAAGCGGCCGGGACGCAGCAGCGCCGGATCGAGAACGTCGGGGCGGTTGGTAGCGGCGATGAGGATGATGCCCTCATTGGCTTCGAAACCGTCCATTTCGACCAGCAACTGGTTCAGCGTCTGCTCGCGTTCGTCGTTACCGCCGCCGAGACCGGCGCCACGATGGCGGCCAACGGCGTCGATTTCGTCGATGAAGATGATGCAGGGCGCATTCTTCTTCGCCTGTTCGAACATGTCGCGGACGCGGCTTGCGCCGACGCCGACGAACATTTCAACGAAGTCGGAACCGGAAATGGTGAAGAACGGCACATTGGCCTCGCCGGCAATGGCGCGCGCCAGAAGCGTCTTACCCGTGCCGGGAGGGCCGACAAGCAGAACGCCGCGCGGAATACGGCCACCCAGACGCTGGAACTTCTGCGGATCGCGCAGGAATTCCACGATTTCTTCAAGATCCTGCTTGGCTTCGTCGACACCGGCGACATCATCGAAGGTGACGCGACCATGCGCCTCCGTCAAAAGCTTTGCCTTGGATTTGCCGAAGCCCATTGCACCGCGCGAGCCACCCTGCATCTGCCGCATGAAGAACAGCCAGACACCGAGGATCAGGAGCATCGGCAACAGCGTGCCGAGATAGCTCAGGAAGCTCGAGGAGCCATCCGATTCCGGACGGCCGACAATGTTGACGTTCTTGCTTTGCAGGCGATCAAGCAGGCTGTCGTCCACGACCGGGGCATAGGTCTGGAAGGTTGTACCGTTTTCGACATAGCTGCCGACCACGCGATTGCCAGTGACGGTGACGTCACGGACGCGGCCTGAATCAACTTCCCGAAGGAACTGCGAATACGGAATTTCCCTGGAGCCTGTTTGTGCCGGCGCGTTCTGGAACATACTGAACAGAGCAATCAGCAGCAAAGCTATGATTGCCCACAGAGCGAAATTACGAAAATTAGGGTTCATCGAACTCCCCAGCACTGAAACTTCCGCCGCTGAGCGGCGGCATTACTTGATCCCTAACATAGGGTTGCGCCAAGCCCTTGCCAAGGCAAACCGCATCGCCACATGTTTTTTCCGTCAATAACTCTCAAAGTGGCGGCCGAGTATAGGGTTCACGGCCAAAGCAAGTCGCCAACCGATCCGCAAATGTGAGATCGAATCGTGTCAAAAAGCGGTCGAAAGGCGCAAGATGGGGTGTAATTGTGGCCGACACGGTGCTCCGGCCAGCGCCGGCGGTCACCCGTGGCAACACGGCCCGAGCACGCTGCACAGCGCCCTTCGGCAGCCTCTCCGGAAACTCCGCCGCACCCCTCTCCCCCGCCGCTTCGATGCGGATAGTGGCCGGATCGTGATTGACGATCCGGAAGCGGCCGTCCCATATGCCATCGGCTCCCGGCGCAAGCACAAGCGGCTGGATGTCGCGGCTTTCGCGCATGAGATAAAGCCCGTCCCGGCGCAGGTCGAAGACGACGCCGCCCGCCGTGCGCCGCCCCGGCTTCCCCTCGCCGATGAAATCCAGGATACGACGCATCCGCTCGCGGCCCGGACCATAGGGCTCACCGCCGAATGCGGCGGCGAGATAGGAGAGCGCATAGGAGAGCACGACCTCATCGGCGGCCAGCGCATCGCGGCTGACGACGCAAAGCACGCTCGCATGAACAGTCACATATCTATCCAGCCAGGCGGCGGCTTCCTTCGAGAGCGCCGCGCGAGCCGCGCCATCATCAAGCACAGAGAGCGGCACGACATCCTCCGCCAGGCGTTTGCGCATGCGTACGCGCTCATAGCGGACATCCTCATTGCTCGGATCATCCAACCAGGACATGCCCCGCCGCGTGAGATAGGCGCGGATATCGGCCCGCCGGCAGGCGAGAAACGGCCTGACGATCCAGAGGCGCCGATCGAAGAGCATGGCGTCGGCAATGCCGGTGCCGGCAACGCCCTCACCTTCGCTTAAACGTTCCGCGCGCATGGCCAAGGTCTCGCGCTGGTCATCGAGCGTATGCGCGGTAACGACCACGTTGGCAGAAATATCCGCCGCAATATCGGCAAGCAGCCCATAGCGCGCCTCGCGGGCTGCAGCCATGATACCGCTCTTCGGCTTCTCGCCCTCCCAGCGACGAATGATGTGGGGCACGCCAAGCGATGCACGGAGAGCGGCGACATCGCTTGCTTCATCGGCAGACTCCGACCGCAAACCATGATCAATCGTGGCGGCGGAAAGGGTGATGTTTGAATCCGGGAAGGACTTCAACTGTTCGGAAAGGGCAACCAGCAGGCCGGTGGAATCGCTGCCGCCGGAAATGGCGACTAGAATATGGGCAGGCTTGAAAAGGGAATGAATAAAATCGGCCGCTGCGGCATCTGGCATCTGGGCTGTGGCAGCAGCAGTCACAGCGTCACCGGACATCGCAATCAGCAGGCAAGACGCTTTTGTTCGCTGGCTACCTTGTTGGTAACCGCCTTCGAAGCCTTCGGATAGCGTTTGGTCACTTCGCGCAGCGTTGCGCAGGCCGTATCCTTGTTATCGAGGGCAGCGAGCGACATGCCAAGCTTTAACAGCATTTCCGGTGCCTTTTCGGAGGTGCCGTATTTCTGATGCGCATTCAGGAAAGTCTTGGCCGCATCATTATATTTGCCTTGCGAATAAAGCGCTTCGCCAAGCCAGAAGTTGGCATCGGGCGCCCGGGCGCTATTCGGGTAGCTGTCGATATACTGACGGAACTCCTGTTCGGCGACACTGTAGTCGCCGGACAGGACGTGGCCATAGGCCGATTTATACTGATCGTTTTCGCTGCCGAGCGAGGCCGTCTGCGTGCCTGAGCCGGCGGCCGGCGCAGCACCCGAACCGTTGTTGGCGCGCGTCGCCGTTGCGCCGACCTGCTTGCCGCTCTGATCGAACTGGATCGAGCCGAGCTGCGTCGGCGGCTTGCCAGAACCGCCGCCCTGTTGCGCCGTATTCGGCGCGTCGCCACCTTGCGAATCGCTGATTACACCGGCAATGTCGTCCTGTTGCTGACCGCCGCCTGCGCCCTGCGCCGGGGCATCCGCTTCGCTCTTCTTCATCGGGGCCGCGCCGCCGCCAGTCCCAGCCGCACCGCCAGTGCCCCCACCGCCACGCTTTTCAAGCTGCTGGAAGCGGAATTCATTGTCCTCTTGCGTCTTGCGGATCTGCTCCTGCATCTGCAGCAACTGATAGCTCATCTCTTCGACGCGGCCGTTCAATTGGCGCATCTGGTCTTCAAGCTGCTGCAAACGGACTTCGGCATCGCTGTTTTGAACGTTGATGACGGGTGCCTGCCCGAACTGCCTCTGGGGAGCCGCATTGTTCGGAACGGCCTGTTCCGGTGCACTGCGGCCACCTAAGTGAAGTCCGAAAAGCGACAAGGCAGAGGCGTCACGCTCACTACCGGCGACGGCGGCGAGACAAAGTAAGCTCGCCACGACAAGTTTTCTCATACGGATCATCCTGCCCATTGATTCTTCGCGCC comes from the Rhizobium sp. NXC24 genome and includes:
- a CDS encoding GDCCVxC domain-containing (seleno)protein → MREVSVILSSTITCPICGFKASETMPTDACQYFYECKSCSAVLRPRAGDCCVFCSFGTVPCPPVQAQGKQGRCC
- the ftsH gene encoding ATP-dependent zinc metalloprotease FtsH codes for the protein MNPNFRNFALWAIIALLLIALFSMFQNAPAQTGSREIPYSQFLREVDSGRVRDVTVTGNRVVGSYVENGTTFQTYAPVVDDSLLDRLQSKNVNIVGRPESDGSSSFLSYLGTLLPMLLILGVWLFFMRQMQGGSRGAMGFGKSKAKLLTEAHGRVTFDDVAGVDEAKQDLEEIVEFLRDPQKFQRLGGRIPRGVLLVGPPGTGKTLLARAIAGEANVPFFTISGSDFVEMFVGVGASRVRDMFEQAKKNAPCIIFIDEIDAVGRHRGAGLGGGNDEREQTLNQLLVEMDGFEANEGIILIAATNRPDVLDPALLRPGRFDRQVVVPNPDIVGRERILKVHARNVPLAPNVDLKTLARGTPGFSGADLMNLVNEAALMAARRNKRLVTMQEFEDAKDKIMMGAERRSSAMTEAEKKLTAYHEAGHAITALNVAIADPLHKATIIPRGRALGMVMQLPEGDRYSMSYKWMVSRLCIMMGGRVAEELTFGKENITSGASSDIEQATKLARAMVTQWGFSDELGQVAYGENQQEVFLGHSVSQSKNVSEATAQKIDNEVRRLIDQAYKQAMDIITTKHDEFVALAEGLLEYETLTGEEIKALIRGEKPARDLGDDTPPSRGSAVPKTGAKKDGPLGTKGDEPEGGFEPQPR
- the tilS gene encoding tRNA lysidine(34) synthetase TilS; translation: MSGDAVTAAATAQMPDAAAADFIHSLFKPAHILVAISGGSDSTGLLVALSEQLKSFPDSNITLSAATIDHGLRSESADEASDVAALRASLGVPHIIRRWEGEKPKSGIMAAAREARYGLLADIAADISANVVVTAHTLDDQRETLAMRAERLSEGEGVAGTGIADAMLFDRRLWIVRPFLACRRADIRAYLTRRGMSWLDDPSNEDVRYERVRMRKRLAEDVVPLSVLDDGAARAALSKEAAAWLDRYVTVHASVLCVVSRDALAADEVVLSYALSYLAAAFGGEPYGPGRERMRRILDFIGEGKPGRRTAGGVVFDLRRDGLYLMRESRDIQPLVLAPGADGIWDGRFRIVNHDPATIRIEAAGERGAAEFPERLPKGAVQRARAVLPRVTAGAGRSTVSATITPHLAPFDRFLTRFDLTFADRLATCFGREPYTRPPL
- the ybgF gene encoding tol-pal system protein YbgF, with protein sequence MRKLVVASLLCLAAVAGSERDASALSLFGLHLGGRSAPEQAVPNNAAPQRQFGQAPVINVQNSDAEVRLQQLEDQMRQLNGRVEEMSYQLLQMQEQIRKTQEDNEFRFQQLEKRGGGGTGGAAGTGGGAAPMKKSEADAPAQGAGGGQQQDDIAGVISDSQGGDAPNTAQQGGGSGKPPTQLGSIQFDQSGKQVGATATRANNGSGAAPAAGSGTQTASLGSENDQYKSAYGHVLSGDYSVAEQEFRQYIDSYPNSARAPDANFWLGEALYSQGKYNDAAKTFLNAHQKYGTSEKAPEMLLKLGMSLAALDNKDTACATLREVTKRYPKASKAVTNKVASEQKRLAC